The Aureitalea marina genome includes a window with the following:
- a CDS encoding tetratricopeptide repeat protein: MTTELLDIRIRIPILFQTTNYYVSLKWLILIVLFYSSGISANAQTRLDSLYAIWQDKVQVDSVRAKAYYKYIWEGYLYSKPDSALVLAKNLVKYGEDNKYPKAKNFGYNIQGIVYKNKSEYSKAMEFQEKGLELYKKQNDKKNIASTLHNMAIIYRRTGNHTKALTYYNQSIEINQQINYQKGIANSLAGSGFIYNIQGNYPKAINCYNKGLRINEQLGDQSGIADFQINIGAIYFDQGNTIKALEYFNDALNFYQDQGNQYRRSEIFKYLGRISQSQGDYDQALDYFKQSKAINEQLDNKTGIADDLNFIGLVYNNLGDHKRALEYYTQSLNIQNTVNDKNGMARSKINIGVVYLAQDNYSKSIENCQEGYQLAVSINDLLAQRDACKCLYDAFKKTRQVNEALFYLEKRRLLDDSLNLKETATKLQQMEFKKELLADSLEFSKKQAIDKIKLEKSENTKDALIIGAILLILLLGVIYYGYRQKQTANRYLKERNAFEIENKKKAMTLFSQQVSPEVAKELLSDSYKSGANKLRACIMFLDIRNFTPFSETRDAAEINQYQNDVFGFMIDIISEHNGIINQFMGDGFLASFGAPASPGNHSQNAVNASLEILKELEERCSSGQLLDTKIGIGLHTGEIVTGNVGTAKRRQYSVTGNTVILASRIEQLNKQFKSELLLSKEVLNDLKDIENYTFESLGPIQLKGRSEPVEVIKLKST; this comes from the coding sequence ATGACCACCGAACTACTAGATATTCGAATTCGAATACCGATATTATTTCAAACCACAAATTATTATGTGAGTCTTAAATGGCTCATTTTAATAGTACTATTTTATTCTTCAGGGATCAGCGCAAATGCGCAAACCCGACTCGACTCATTGTACGCAATATGGCAAGATAAAGTTCAAGTAGACTCGGTTCGTGCAAAAGCTTACTATAAATATATCTGGGAAGGATATCTATACTCGAAACCAGATTCTGCCCTTGTTTTAGCAAAAAATCTTGTGAAATATGGGGAGGATAATAAATATCCAAAAGCCAAAAATTTTGGCTATAACATTCAAGGTATTGTATATAAGAATAAAAGTGAGTATTCCAAAGCAATGGAATTTCAGGAAAAGGGTTTAGAGCTTTATAAAAAACAAAACGATAAGAAAAATATTGCCAGTACGCTTCACAATATGGCCATTATTTACAGGAGAACTGGCAATCACACAAAAGCACTGACGTATTACAATCAAAGCATCGAAATTAACCAGCAGATTAATTACCAAAAAGGTATTGCTAATTCTCTTGCAGGTTCTGGGTTCATTTATAACATTCAAGGTAATTACCCAAAAGCGATCAATTGTTATAATAAGGGGCTAAGGATTAACGAACAGTTGGGAGATCAAAGTGGTATTGCAGATTTTCAAATCAATATTGGAGCGATCTATTTTGACCAAGGTAATACTATTAAAGCGCTGGAGTATTTTAATGACGCGTTGAATTTTTATCAAGACCAAGGCAACCAGTACAGGCGATCTGAAATCTTCAAATATCTTGGACGTATATCACAAAGTCAAGGGGATTACGATCAAGCTCTGGACTATTTTAAACAAAGCAAAGCCATTAATGAACAACTCGATAATAAAACTGGTATTGCGGACGACCTTAACTTCATTGGACTTGTCTACAATAATCTTGGTGATCATAAAAGGGCATTGGAGTATTACACTCAAAGCTTAAACATTCAAAACACGGTCAATGACAAAAATGGCATGGCTCGGTCCAAAATCAATATTGGAGTGGTTTATCTTGCCCAAGACAACTACTCTAAATCCATAGAAAACTGCCAAGAAGGATACCAATTGGCTGTATCTATCAATGATCTTTTGGCGCAAAGAGATGCTTGTAAATGTCTGTATGATGCTTTTAAAAAGACACGCCAAGTAAATGAAGCTTTATTTTATTTGGAAAAAAGAAGACTTCTAGATGATAGTCTTAATCTCAAAGAAACCGCAACAAAACTTCAACAAATGGAGTTTAAAAAAGAACTATTAGCGGACAGCCTGGAATTCTCAAAAAAGCAAGCGATCGATAAAATAAAATTAGAAAAATCAGAAAACACCAAGGATGCATTGATCATAGGCGCCATATTACTTATCCTTTTACTTGGTGTCATTTATTATGGTTACCGACAAAAGCAAACAGCCAACAGGTACTTAAAAGAGCGCAATGCCTTCGAAATAGAAAATAAGAAAAAAGCCATGACCTTGTTTAGTCAGCAAGTCTCTCCAGAAGTAGCCAAAGAGCTATTATCCGATTCTTACAAATCTGGAGCTAATAAATTGCGTGCCTGTATCATGTTTCTGGATATCAGAAATTTTACGCCCTTTTCTGAAACAAGAGATGCTGCAGAAATTAACCAATATCAAAATGACGTTTTTGGTTTTATGATTGATATAATTAGCGAGCATAATGGCATCATCAACCAGTTTATGGGAGATGGATTTTTAGCATCCTTCGGAGCCCCAGCCTCCCCGGGAAATCACAGCCAAAATGCAGTTAATGCATCCTTGGAAATACTCAAAGAGCTCGAGGAGCGATGTTCATCTGGTCAATTACTTGATACCAAAATTGGTATTGGATTACATACAGGAGAAATCGTAACGGGAAATGTGGGTACTGCTAAAAGAAGGCAATATTCCGTGACCGGAAACACGGTCATATTAGCATCGCGAATCGAGCAGTTGAACAAGCAGTTTAAATCGGAATTACTTCTATCTAAAGAAGTGCTTAATGATCTTAAGGACATTGAAAACTACACTTTTGAATCGCTTGGTCCAATACAACTCAAAGGCAGATCGGAGCCTGTTGAAGTCATTAAATTGAAATCAACTTAG
- a CDS encoding dihydrofolate reductase family protein translates to MTNTQNSQATKETNFLKKIIYYVASSLDGYIAGENDDISKFFLQGEGVEKYLSDLANFETVIMGRKTYEFGFQYGLEPGQPAYPKMGHHIFSNSLKIDNLSESVKIEEISVDRVNEIRQNAKTDIYLCGGGQFAGWLLENGLIDQLKLKLNPVVLGSGTKLFGSSTANESWKLTDIESFSDGLQILTYDKKK, encoded by the coding sequence GTGACGAATACACAAAACAGTCAGGCAACCAAAGAAACAAACTTTTTGAAAAAGATAATTTATTACGTTGCGAGCTCCTTAGACGGATATATCGCAGGAGAAAATGACGATATAAGTAAATTCTTTTTACAAGGTGAAGGAGTTGAGAAATATCTATCAGATCTCGCGAATTTCGAAACAGTTATAATGGGACGAAAAACTTATGAATTTGGATTTCAATACGGACTTGAACCAGGACAACCTGCCTATCCTAAGATGGGGCATCATATTTTTTCGAATTCATTAAAAATTGATAACCTCTCTGAATCTGTAAAAATCGAGGAAATAAGTGTTGATAGAGTGAATGAAATTAGACAAAACGCAAAAACTGACATTTATCTGTGTGGTGGCGGACAGTTTGCTGGTTGGTTATTGGAGAACGGTCTGATTGACCAATTGAAACTCAAATTGAACCCTGTTGTACTCGGAAGTGGGACGAAGTTATTCGGTTCTTCAACTGCCAATGAAAGTTGGAAGTTAACTGACATAGAATCCTTTTCGGACGGACTTCAAATATTGACTTACGATAAGAAAAAATAA
- a CDS encoding DUF1254 domain-containing protein: MKLFSHILIGTLVLGTLISCNSTEKKDSNQSTNDEPTAIIVTQENFPTAYSNLRMGMIVERAGGVNKFIEMPTPSSNPDEQLVVRMNRDTYYSSAVIDVSEDAFITIPETERYVSIQIVDENHETQPMIYGPGKHKITAKTDHAFVIVRALEDNARKNLPIEAVSNNPFVMKEWDLDSFKKLEAEGNAVFVKGYDQSKAFGNKESGQTTYMNYIGAAGGWGGAMVVDNIYQTSGFMDTEGCYEMTFLDPQNKYFWSVTVYNANGYMFNDVANISSEMDPVINEDGTITVRFGCDDMPNNIPIREGNTTGKFNILMRHYGPSDEVRENVEGYKATDYVKKVN, encoded by the coding sequence ATGAAACTATTTAGTCACATTTTAATTGGAACACTGGTTTTAGGAACGTTGATCTCCTGCAATTCTACCGAGAAAAAAGACTCAAATCAGTCAACTAATGACGAGCCAACGGCAATAATTGTAACTCAGGAAAACTTCCCTACCGCTTACAGCAATTTGCGTATGGGTATGATCGTAGAGAGAGCAGGTGGAGTAAACAAATTTATCGAAATGCCTACTCCGAGCAGTAATCCGGACGAACAGTTGGTGGTCAGAATGAACAGGGATACTTATTATTCTTCTGCAGTTATTGATGTATCAGAAGATGCTTTTATAACTATACCAGAGACAGAGCGTTACGTCAGTATTCAGATTGTTGATGAAAATCACGAAACACAACCTATGATCTATGGACCGGGAAAGCATAAGATCACAGCAAAAACGGATCATGCTTTTGTTATAGTCAGGGCCCTCGAAGACAATGCCCGAAAAAATCTCCCTATAGAAGCTGTAAGTAACAATCCCTTCGTTATGAAGGAATGGGATCTGGATAGCTTTAAAAAATTAGAAGCCGAAGGAAATGCAGTATTTGTGAAGGGTTATGACCAATCAAAAGCTTTTGGAAATAAAGAAAGCGGACAAACAACTTATATGAACTATATAGGTGCTGCCGGTGGTTGGGGTGGTGCCATGGTGGTCGATAATATTTATCAAACTTCCGGTTTCATGGATACCGAGGGGTGCTATGAAATGACTTTTCTCGATCCGCAAAACAAATACTTTTGGTCTGTAACGGTGTATAACGCCAATGGCTATATGTTCAATGATGTGGCTAATATTTCTAGCGAAATGGATCCTGTGATCAACGAGGATGGGACTATTACCGTACGATTTGGTTGTGACGATATGCCCAACAATATTCCCATCAGAGAAGGAAATACTACAGGAAAATTTAACATACTCATGCGCCACTATGGCCCTAGCGATGAAGTACGGGAAAATGTCGAAGGGTATAAAGCCACAGATTACGTTAAAAAAGTGAATTAA
- a CDS encoding DUF7010 family protein: MNFKEFQKDMRIAYLGGGTGILASGLIWLISGLSGMYLTRETSILIFFIGGMLIFPLGVISAKLLNRSGKHQNNNPLAKLAIESTAILFIGLFIAYSVFLTQKLWFFPIMLMIIGVRYFVFQSIYGMKLYWILGLFLTIAGMYCLISNQPFHIGGITGGIIELFFGVLVIVNERKTNET, translated from the coding sequence ATGAACTTTAAAGAATTTCAAAAAGATATGCGAATTGCCTATTTAGGTGGAGGAACAGGAATTCTAGCTTCAGGTTTAATCTGGCTAATTTCGGGTTTGTCTGGTATGTATCTAACCCGAGAAACCAGTATTTTGATCTTCTTTATAGGTGGAATGCTAATTTTTCCTTTGGGAGTAATTTCTGCAAAGCTCTTGAATAGAAGTGGAAAACACCAAAATAATAATCCTCTCGCAAAGTTGGCCATCGAAAGTACCGCAATATTGTTTATTGGTCTCTTCATAGCCTATTCAGTTTTCCTGACACAAAAACTGTGGTTTTTCCCAATTATGCTGATGATAATTGGCGTAAGATATTTTGTATTTCAATCCATTTACGGAATGAAGCTCTATTGGATTTTGGGACTTTTTTTAACAATAGCCGGGATGTACTGTTTGATTTCAAACCAACCTTTTCATATTGGTGGGATCACAGGTGGAATCATTGAGCTATTTTTTGGAGTCCTCGTTATTGTAAATGAAAGAAAAACAAATGAAACTTGA